Proteins found in one Neochlamydia sp. AcF84 genomic segment:
- a CDS encoding segregation/condensation protein A yields the protein MKNLYSEDVFALDNFEGSLDFLLHLVQKHEIDPVEISLKKITEQYTQKLKEWQASSVDSGAEFIASASFLLWLKSRMLLPTHEQPLSLGEEEHDPRFDIIHQLLDYCRFKEAAKNLTQLEMSQSAYYLREPEPLGENNKPLGIEHLTLEDLADLFKQALAKAPIKTAKFIHEEEWKVADKIKAIRQYLKVNHQLEIGQLFVNATSKLEIIVIFLAVLELMKIGESYLIKDVASQKILLCMNV from the coding sequence ATGAAAAACTTATATAGTGAAGATGTATTTGCTCTAGATAACTTTGAAGGATCGCTGGATTTTTTGCTCCATCTTGTTCAGAAGCATGAGATTGATCCCGTTGAGATTTCTTTAAAAAAAATTACTGAGCAGTATACCCAAAAGCTAAAGGAATGGCAGGCCTCCTCTGTGGATTCAGGGGCTGAATTTATTGCTTCGGCATCCTTTCTTTTATGGCTTAAAAGCCGTATGCTTCTGCCTACGCATGAACAGCCTCTCTCTTTGGGAGAGGAGGAGCATGATCCCCGTTTTGATATTATTCATCAATTACTGGATTATTGCCGCTTTAAGGAAGCAGCTAAAAACCTTACCCAGCTGGAGATGTCTCAAAGTGCTTATTATTTACGGGAGCCAGAGCCTCTAGGAGAAAATAATAAACCCTTGGGTATCGAGCATTTGACTTTGGAAGACTTAGCGGATCTCTTCAAGCAAGCTTTAGCTAAAGCGCCGATCAAAACGGCAAAATTTATTCACGAAGAAGAGTGGAAAGTTGCTGATAAAATTAAAGCTATTCGTCAATATTTAAAGGTCAATCATCAGCTTGAAATCGGACAACTTTTTGTAAATGCTACAAGCAAGCTAGAAATTATTGTTATCTTCTTGGCTGTACTTGAACTGATGAAAATTGGTGAAAGCTATTTAATCAAGGATGTTGCCTCTCAGAAAATACTGTTATGCATGAACGTATAA